In Sulfuracidifex metallicus DSM 6482 = JCM 9184, a single window of DNA contains:
- a CDS encoding lactate/malate dehydrogenase family protein, with protein sequence MTTIGFIGTGKIGQTIAFNVLMGGYTDEAILYDIIPDLPQKFEHELRHALASRRLRTEVMGTNSLEDVSSCDVIVITAGKPRKPGMDRRNLFVENAKIIAGLARELPKRNDAIYIMVSNPVDMMASIFMKLSGKYTISTGDQVETMRLRSYIAKVLKVPVNYVGGYVGGEHGDDAVVLWSTVSIKDEPVRDKVNKEEVEKYVKDIPGDIIKVMGGTTWGPGTIIEEIVRSIVLNENKVMSIAFPHYFEDEIVHISEPVVVGSKIGPSLESLLDEKDRWHLISATKDFYTFYKESLGKLQIVV encoded by the coding sequence ATGACTACGATAGGATTCATAGGAACTGGAAAGATAGGACAAACGATCGCATTCAACGTTTTGATGGGAGGGTATACGGACGAGGCAATACTTTACGATATAATCCCCGACCTCCCCCAGAAGTTCGAGCATGAGCTTAGGCACGCACTTGCCTCCAGAAGGCTTAGGACAGAAGTTATGGGAACCAACTCCTTAGAAGACGTGTCATCCTGTGATGTAATAGTCATTACTGCGGGAAAGCCTAGAAAGCCCGGAATGGACAGGAGAAATTTATTCGTGGAAAATGCCAAAATAATAGCGGGACTGGCTAGAGAACTTCCAAAGAGGAACGACGCAATTTACATTATGGTAAGCAATCCGGTTGATATGATGGCTTCAATATTTATGAAACTATCTGGAAAATACACTATAAGCACCGGAGATCAAGTCGAAACTATGAGATTGAGGTCTTACATAGCTAAGGTATTGAAAGTACCAGTAAATTACGTTGGTGGTTATGTAGGAGGAGAACACGGAGACGACGCGGTGGTTTTGTGGAGCACGGTGTCTATTAAGGACGAGCCAGTGAGAGACAAGGTTAACAAGGAGGAAGTAGAAAAATATGTGAAGGATATCCCAGGGGATATAATAAAGGTAATGGGAGGAACAACTTGGGGACCTGGCACCATTATAGAGGAGATAGTCAGAAGTATTGTACTTAATGAGAATAAGGTTATGTCAATAGCTTTCCCCCATTACTTCGAAGATGAGATAGTTCACATAAGCGAACCCGTCGTAGTTGGAAGCAAGATTGGTCCATCATTGGAGTCTCTCCTGGACGAGAAGGATAGATGGCACTTAATATCTGCTACTAAGGACTTCTATACCTTTTACAAAGAAAGCTTAGGAAAATTACAGATCGTGGTGTAA